The DNA window TGAACGATGCGCGCGTGCGTCGTGCGCTCAACATGGCGCTCGATAAACAGCAGATCATCGACAAGATCCTGCGTGGCGGGCAGCTACGCGCGACGCACTACGTGCCGGATTACACGGGCTCGGGGTACGCGCAGCAGGCAGAGGAGGATCAGCAGCGGGGCGAGGACCCGTTCGCGGCGCCCGATCTCCAGTTCGATCCATCCCGCGCCCGCGCGCTGCTCACCGAGGCCGGCTACCCCGTCGAGGCCGACGGTGCCGGCTACAAGGCGCGAGGGTTCCCCGCGCTGGAGCTGCTCTACAACACCCACGAGGGCCACAAGCAGATCGCCATCGCCGTGCAGGACATGCTGCGGCGGCATCTCGGCGTGTCCATCACCCTCCGCAACGAGGAGTGGAAGGTGATGCTCAAGAACGTGCGTGATGGGCACTTCCAGATGGTGCGGTTCGGCTGGAACGGCGAGTACAACCACCCGCACACCTGGATGGCGACGTTCCTCTCGAGCAGCCCGCAGAACCGCACGGGTTGGGCCGACAAGGAGCTCGATGAGCTGGTGCGCGTGGCTGCGGCGACGGCTGACCCGGTCGAGAGCATCCGGCTGTACCGCAAGGCCGAGGCGCGGGTGCTCGAGAGCATGCCCAAGATGCCGGTGTACTTCTTCACGAAGGCGACGCTGCTGAAGCCCTGGGTGAAGGGCTTCCACCCGAACGCGCGCAGCATGCAGCTCCTCAAGTGGCTCTGGATCGATCCCGACTGGCGCTCCAGCCCCGAGCGGAACGAGGTCGTGGCCCCGCCCTTCGAGCTTCCGGCGCCGGGGCGGCTCGCGCCGCGCGCAGAGGGCCGTCCGTGATCGGGTTCATCGTCAAGCGGCTGCTCGTCATCCTGCCGACGCTGCTCCTCGTCGCCACCGTGGCGTTCGTGATGATGCGCTTCGTGCCCGGTGGCCCCTTCGATCAGGAGCGCGCCGTGCCGATCGAGGTGGAGCGGGCGCTGCGCGCCAAGTACCACCTCGACGATCCGCTGGCGAAGCAGTACGGCGACTGGCTCTGGGCGCTCGTGTCGCGTGGCGACCTGGGGCCGGCGTTCAAGTACCCGAACCGGACGGTGAACGAGATCATCGCGCTCAGCTTGCCGGTGTCGATGCAGCTCGGTGTCCTGGCGATGATCTTCGCGCTGCTCGTTGGGGTGCCCCTCGGCGTGGTGGGCGCGATCCGGCAGAACACCTGGAAGGACACGCTGGCGATGGCCACGGCGATGGTCGGGGTGAGCGTTCCCCGCTTCGTGCTGGCGCCGCTCCTGATCCTGGTCTTCTCGCTGTCCTTGTACTGGTTCCCGGTGGCGCGCTGGGAGACGTGGCGGCACATGGTGCTGCCTGTGGTCTGCGCGGGCCTGCCCATGGCGGCGTACCTGGCGCGGCTGACGCGCGGAGGGATGCTGGAGGTGATCCGTTCGGACTTCGTGCGGACGGCACGGGCGAAGGGGCTGTCGGAGCGGCGGGTGATCCTCGGTCACGCGCTCCGGGGTGGGATGTTGCCGGTGGTGAGCTACCTCGGTCCGGGATTCAGCCACCTGCTGGTGGGCTCGCTGGTGGTGGAGAAGATCTTCAACATCCCGGGGATGGGTCGCTACTTCGTCGAGGCGGCGATGAACCGTGACTACAACCTCGTGCTCGGCGTGATGCTCGTCTACGGCGTGCTGCTGATGGTGTTCAACGCGGT is part of the Chondromyces crocatus genome and encodes:
- a CDS encoding ABC transporter permease, translated to MIGFIVKRLLVILPTLLLVATVAFVMMRFVPGGPFDQERAVPIEVERALRAKYHLDDPLAKQYGDWLWALVSRGDLGPAFKYPNRTVNEIIALSLPVSMQLGVLAMIFALLVGVPLGVVGAIRQNTWKDTLAMATAMVGVSVPRFVLAPLLILVFSLSLYWFPVARWETWRHMVLPVVCAGLPMAAYLARLTRGGMLEVIRSDFVRTARAKGLSERRVILGHALRGGMLPVVSYLGPGFSHLLVGSLVVEKIFNIPGMGRYFVEAAMNRDYNLVLGVMLVYGVLLMVFNAVVDVAYAFIDPRVELR